A window of the Halichoerus grypus chromosome 2, mHalGry1.hap1.1, whole genome shotgun sequence genome harbors these coding sequences:
- the C1QTNF2 gene encoding complement C1q tumor necrosis factor-related protein 2 — protein sequence MIPWVLLACALPCAADPLLGAFARKDFQKGSPQLVCSLPGPQGPPGPPGAPGPSGMVGRMGFPGKDGHDGQDGDRGDSGEEGPPGRTGNRGKPGPKGKAGAIGRAGPRGPKGVSGTPGKHGTPGKKGPKGRKGEPGLPGPCSCGSGHAKSAFSVAVTKSYPRERLPIKFDKILMNEGSHYNASSGKFVCGVPGIYYFTYDITLANKHLAIGLVHNGQYRIRTFDANTGNHDVASGSTILALKQGDEVWLQIFYSEQNGLFYDPYWTDSLFTGFLIYADQDNPNEV from the exons ATGATCCCTTGGGTCCTCCTGGCCTGTGCCCTCCCTTGTGCGGCAGACCCGCTGCTTGGTGCCTTCGCCCGCAAAGACTTCCAAAAGGGCTCCCCTCAACTTGTCTGCAGCCTACCTGGCCCCCAgggcccccccggccccccgggaGCCCCAGGGCCCTCCGGAATGGTGGGAAGAATGGGCTTTCCTGGAAAAGACGGCCACGATGGCCAGGACGGGGACCGGGGAGACAGCGGGGAGGAAG gtcCACCTGGCCGGACAGGTAACCGGGGAAAGCCAGGACCAAAGGGCAAAGCCGGGGCCATTGGGCGGGCCGGCCCCCGCGGCCCCAAGGGGGTCAGTGGTACCCCGGGGAAGCACGGCACACCAGGAAAGAAGGGGCCCAAGGGCAGGAAAGGGGAGCCGGGCCTCCCAGGCCCCTGCAGCTGCGGCAGTGGCCACGCCAAGTCGGCCTTCTCAGTGGCCGTGACCAAGAGCTACCCGAGGGAGCGGCTCCCCATCAAGTTTGACAAGATCCTGATGAACGAGGGCAGCCACTACAACGCGTCCAGTGGCAAGTTCGTCTGCGGCGTGCCGGGGATCTACTACTTCACCTACGACATCACGCTGGCCAACAAGCACCTGGCCATCGGCCTGGTGCACAACGGCCAGTACCGCATCCGGACCTTCGATGCCAACACGGGCAACCACGATGTGGCCTCAGGCTCCACCATCCTGGCTCTGAAGCAGGGTGATGAGGTCTGGCTGCAGATCTTCTACTCAGAGCAGAACGGGCTTTTCTATGACCCTTACTGGACCGACAGCCTCTTCACGGGCTTCCTCATCTACGCTGACCAGGACAACCCCAATGAGGTGTAG